In Blautia sp. SC05B48, a single genomic region encodes these proteins:
- a CDS encoding MATE family efflux transporter: MGTNEKDMTAGSPGKLIITFAIPMMLGNIFQQFYTMADTMIVGQVVGVEALAAVGAGDWLVWLVLGIMTGITQGFSILVSQYYGAREKENLKCAVAKSYIMTALLSVVVLAVSEGTVYHVLLFLQTPDNVIDLTMLYLRLIFAGIPIIAAYNIFAAILRALGNSRSPLIAMTVAAVINVGLDLLFVAVFGWGIAGAAVATVIAQGFSALYCLIVLRKIPDIRLEKKDFYRQPSMSLRLLELGVPLAIQNVIISVGGLVVQYVINGFGFLFVAGFTASNKLYGVLEMAAVSYGYAITTYVGQNLGAKKYQRIRKGVRSGTYMAVLTSAFISGMMVLFGRNVLSLFVSGEPDQTRQVLDIAYKYLFIMAVFLWVLYLLYVYRSAIQGLGNTLIPLASGIAEFIMRVSVALLLPKMIGEDGIYYAEICAWSSAAVLLFVSYMIIIRKYKEVTVHT; encoded by the coding sequence ATGGGAACCAATGAAAAAGATATGACTGCCGGATCTCCTGGAAAACTGATCATAACTTTTGCCATACCAATGATGCTTGGAAATATTTTTCAGCAGTTTTATACAATGGCAGACACCATGATTGTCGGACAAGTGGTAGGAGTTGAAGCACTGGCGGCAGTAGGTGCCGGAGATTGGCTGGTATGGCTGGTGTTGGGGATCATGACAGGTATTACACAGGGTTTTTCTATTCTTGTATCTCAGTATTATGGAGCAAGGGAAAAGGAAAATCTGAAATGTGCAGTAGCGAAAAGCTATATCATGACAGCATTACTGTCTGTGGTCGTACTCGCAGTAAGTGAAGGTACAGTTTATCATGTTCTTTTATTTTTACAGACACCGGATAATGTCATTGATCTGACAATGCTATATTTGCGGCTGATCTTTGCAGGAATCCCGATCATAGCTGCTTATAATATATTTGCAGCGATCCTTCGGGCACTTGGAAACAGCAGATCTCCGTTGATCGCAATGACAGTGGCAGCAGTGATCAATGTGGGACTGGATCTGTTATTTGTGGCGGTTTTTGGCTGGGGTATAGCCGGAGCAGCAGTGGCAACCGTTATCGCACAGGGATTTTCAGCCTTGTACTGTTTGATCGTATTACGTAAAATCCCGGATATCCGCCTGGAAAAGAAGGACTTTTACAGGCAGCCCTCTATGAGCCTGCGGCTTTTGGAACTGGGAGTTCCTCTTGCGATACAGAATGTGATCATCTCCGTGGGAGGACTTGTGGTACAGTATGTGATCAATGGATTTGGTTTTCTGTTTGTGGCGGGATTTACGGCATCGAACAAGCTGTATGGGGTTTTGGAGATGGCTGCCGTTTCATATGGATATGCTATTACAACCTATGTAGGCCAGAATCTTGGTGCAAAGAAATATCAGAGGATTCGAAAAGGTGTGCGCAGCGGCACTTATATGGCAGTGCTCACTTCGGCTTTCATTTCCGGTATGATGGTGTTGTTTGGACGTAATGTACTGTCCCTGTTTGTATCCGGTGAACCGGATCAGACCCGACAGGTATTGGATATAGCATATAAGTATTTGTTTATTATGGCTGTTTTTTTGTGGGTGCTGTATCTGCTGTATGTGTATCGTTCCGCTATCCAGGGCCTGGGTAATACTTTGATTCCGCTTGCCAGCGGCATTGCAGAATTTATAATGCGTGTCAGTGTTGCGCTGCTGCTGCCAAAAATGATCGGCGAAGATGGAATATACTATGCAGAGATCTGTGCATGGAGCAGCGCAGCTGTTTTATTATTCGTAAGTTATATGATCATTATACGGAAATATAAAGAAGTCACTGTTCATACATAA
- a CDS encoding tyrosine-type recombinase/integrase: MKRYKVEMQREGSVKYFFIRDMETLEIVLLPSKYLMHQVRANRSPNTIRRNAFALAYYWEYLLEEEHEAEDVYGMDYETQYDFFAEYLKWLKAGKHTDNLDKEPQNKTCNAYLKEVFRFYSFLEVVRNNGSCLSVLSYNQPITKANAIGVRRTIRSRSFKGYLKEEERNVRAAERNEIVTILEACTNCRDQVLILLTSELGFRIGEILGIDYTKDIDYENHEIRVDFRDDNENDARAKNAEERRGRVSDDTFEFLLYYIGEYWDILQKQEYLFINIKGDTIGKPLRVDSVYDMFERMEKKTGIKITPHMLRRYYANTRWEADWPLEMISQALGHKHLDTTIRYLNVLDDKLKTASQEFYRRYSKLYGVEQFLESRR; the protein is encoded by the coding sequence ATGAAGCGATATAAAGTGGAAATGCAGCGAGAAGGTTCCGTAAAATATTTCTTTATACGGGATATGGAAACACTGGAAATTGTGTTGCTGCCAAGCAAGTATCTAATGCATCAGGTGCGGGCAAACCGTTCCCCGAATACTATACGGAGAAATGCATTTGCCCTTGCCTACTACTGGGAATATCTGCTGGAAGAAGAACATGAAGCAGAAGATGTCTATGGAATGGATTACGAAACGCAATATGATTTTTTCGCAGAATATCTGAAATGGCTGAAAGCTGGGAAACATACCGACAATTTGGATAAAGAACCGCAGAATAAAACCTGTAACGCTTACTTAAAAGAAGTGTTCAGGTTTTATTCTTTTTTAGAAGTAGTCAGAAATAACGGTTCCTGCCTGTCGGTATTATCCTATAATCAGCCGATCACAAAGGCAAATGCCATCGGGGTCAGAAGAACCATCCGCTCCCGGTCATTTAAAGGATACTTAAAAGAAGAGGAACGAAACGTCCGGGCAGCCGAACGGAACGAAATCGTAACGATTTTAGAAGCCTGTACAAACTGCAGGGATCAGGTGTTGATCTTACTGACATCGGAACTGGGATTCCGCATCGGTGAAATTTTGGGAATTGATTATACCAAAGACATCGATTACGAAAACCATGAGATCCGGGTAGACTTCCGGGATGATAATGAAAACGATGCAAGAGCAAAAAATGCCGAAGAGCGAAGAGGACGGGTGAGCGATGATACCTTTGAATTCCTGCTTTATTATATCGGGGAATACTGGGACATCCTGCAAAAACAGGAATACCTGTTTATTAACATCAAAGGGGATACCATAGGGAAGCCGTTAAGAGTAGACAGCGTCTACGATATGTTTGAACGCATGGAGAAAAAGACTGGGATCAAGATCACACCGCACATGCTTCGAAGATATTATGCAAATACGAGGTGGGAAGCAGACTGGCCGCTGGAAATGATCAGCCAGGCACTGGGACACAAGCATCTCGATACAACCATACGATATCTGAATGTTTTAGATGACAAGCTGAAAACAGCAAGTCAGGAATTTTACCGCCGATATTCCAAACTTTACGGAGTAGAACAGTTTTTGGAAAGCAGGAGGTGA
- the nikC gene encoding nickel transporter permease, which translates to MGSRRKQKTEKSMIQNLYWKQVFRSPKTKIGLMVVIIFVLAAIFAPVLAPHDPLLVDVSIKLKNPSAAYPLGTDQLGRCILSRLLWGSRYSLSYSFTVLLITVCVGVPIGLFAGYVGGKIDSIIMRIIDVFMAMPVFIVALAIAGTVGASGAHLILSLSVVSWAEYARLARALTLQEKNKNYMTALKAGGCGHARIIFRHVLRNILPSVIALATMEIGSIILSIAGFSFIGLGVQAPTPEWGIMLSDSKSYIQTYPRLMFYPGILIMIIVLAFNYLGEGIQNGTDKK; encoded by the coding sequence ATGGGAAGCAGAAGAAAGCAGAAAACAGAAAAAAGCATGATCCAGAATCTGTACTGGAAACAGGTATTCCGGTCACCAAAAACAAAAATAGGATTGATGGTGGTCATAATTTTTGTATTGGCAGCTATTTTTGCACCTGTACTGGCGCCACATGATCCACTACTTGTGGATGTTTCGATAAAATTAAAGAATCCGTCGGCGGCATATCCTTTAGGTACTGATCAGCTGGGACGATGTATTTTATCAAGACTTCTCTGGGGCAGCCGGTATTCACTGAGCTATAGCTTTACGGTGCTTCTGATCACCGTATGTGTCGGGGTGCCGATCGGACTGTTTGCCGGATATGTAGGTGGAAAAATCGATTCGATAATTATGAGGATCATTGATGTATTTATGGCTATGCCGGTCTTTATTGTTGCACTTGCCATTGCAGGAACCGTAGGAGCCAGCGGCGCTCATCTGATCCTGTCCTTATCGGTCGTATCCTGGGCAGAATATGCAAGGCTTGCCCGTGCATTGACACTTCAGGAAAAAAATAAAAATTATATGACCGCACTAAAAGCCGGAGGCTGCGGCCACGCAAGGATCATATTCAGACATGTATTGAGAAATATCCTGCCATCTGTGATCGCACTGGCAACAATGGAAATCGGTTCGATCATTCTGTCAATTGCCGGTTTTTCCTTTATCGGCCTTGGTGTGCAGGCACCGACACCGGAATGGGGGATCATGCTTAGTGACAGTAAAAGTTATATCCAGACTTATCCAAGACTGATGTTTTATCCGGGTATACTGATCATGATCATTGTTCTGGCATTTAATTATCTGGGGGAGGGAATACAAAATGGAACAGACAAAAAATGA
- a CDS encoding ABC transporter permease, translating to MGKVIAKRFIFMIPVVLAVTFIIFMLSFISAGDAARVLAEKKYEHPSPEQIEEVRHEEGLDQPVLVQYGKWLDQALHGDFGKSYSTRKPAFEELKRYFPQTFKLAVTSFLLLMIVSVPLGILSAIYENRVLDKVIRILSSLSVSMPSFWIGLMLLYIFGVKLKVISVIGGDAGGIPILAAFAMDISFFGIMTRLIRTNMIQVLKQDYIRASRAKGLSSVNVILRHGLKNILIPVLTRLVSIVIGFFCGSAVIESIFSIQGIGNLALKSVISKDTPVLQCFIFILAVGIVVLNFLVDIAYSAIDRRIQLK from the coding sequence ATGGGAAAAGTAATTGCAAAGCGTTTTATATTTATGATTCCGGTAGTTCTGGCGGTTACATTTATTATTTTTATGCTGAGTTTTATATCGGCAGGTGATGCGGCCAGAGTTCTGGCGGAGAAAAAATACGAGCACCCGTCACCGGAGCAGATAGAAGAAGTACGGCATGAGGAAGGACTGGATCAGCCGGTGCTGGTACAATACGGGAAATGGCTGGATCAGGCACTTCATGGCGATTTTGGAAAATCATATTCTACCAGAAAACCGGCTTTTGAGGAATTAAAAAGATATTTTCCACAGACATTTAAACTGGCAGTTACTTCGTTTTTATTGTTGATGATCGTATCAGTCCCTCTCGGAATTTTGTCGGCAATTTATGAAAACAGAGTTCTGGATAAAGTCATTCGCATTTTGTCGTCCCTCAGTGTATCTATGCCGTCTTTCTGGATCGGTCTGATGCTGCTCTATATATTTGGAGTAAAGCTAAAAGTGATTTCCGTGATCGGAGGAGATGCCGGAGGCATCCCGATTCTTGCGGCATTTGCCATGGATATCAGTTTCTTTGGAATTATGACGAGATTGATCCGTACCAATATGATACAGGTGCTGAAGCAGGATTACATACGTGCCAGCAGAGCTAAGGGATTGTCATCTGTAAATGTAATTTTGCGTCATGGTCTGAAAAATATCCTGATTCCTGTGCTGACACGTCTGGTATCAATTGTGATTGGTTTTTTCTGTGGCTCAGCTGTGATAGAAAGTATTTTTTCAATTCAGGGAATCGGAAATCTGGCATTGAAATCCGTGATCTCAAAAGACACTCCGGTGCTGCAATGTTTTATCTTTATTCTGGCTGTTGGCATTGTAGTATTAAATTTTCTTGTGGATATCGCCTATTCTGCGATTGACCGGCGAATCCAGTTAAAGTAA
- a CDS encoding tyrosine-type recombinase/integrase, with protein sequence MENKFYIKKLDSYEKASEISKIRMGTEPSYDLDLLPSVQMQKEMRKFLKYRGQQLGAEKFYTERRFYHHLCKMLQTRRDRPESFLDWDKEKWKQQMKIWLLQQGLPLTEISKSHCGNETVSQAKTLHYIDRLIDYFLDLRDADVDEMTKDVWQLEKLDIQVKQDLTRTTRIINFKEISQQDLREEVKKAIYFQLKTESIGTVKKEMTAIRRFSRYLKENNKEVDSCSKLDRKIMEEYLIYMKTEDTGTKRYRAELTRLRALLNMVADVYQYPQVKDLILNRDIPPDIRGEIKIYSDQELKRFNAFLTKVDVQTARLMLIHQMLGTRMSDTLTLRTDCLIEKDGETIIQIHQMKTHFYEKPISQELAALIKEAIRYREKEHGKGKYIFTSLSDPSKPMKYATVQQKITDKIYQENLRDDKGEYFGFGSHMYRHIYGMKLAEMHVDDWTIARLLGHRSLRNVKYYRKMSNKILADDTRKTRNRLSKMVLECLEGWEEEYEQIRFDDSLQ encoded by the coding sequence GTGGAAAATAAATTTTACATAAAAAAATTGGACTCCTATGAGAAAGCAAGTGAAATTTCAAAAATACGAATGGGAACAGAACCTTCGTATGACCTTGATTTACTGCCGTCTGTACAGATGCAGAAAGAAATGAGGAAGTTCCTGAAATACAGAGGACAACAGCTTGGGGCGGAAAAATTTTATACTGAGAGAAGATTTTACCATCATTTATGTAAAATGCTGCAAACCAGAAGAGACAGACCGGAAAGTTTTTTGGACTGGGACAAAGAAAAATGGAAGCAGCAGATGAAAATATGGCTTTTACAGCAGGGATTGCCCCTGACAGAAATTTCAAAATCCCATTGTGGGAATGAAACGGTATCACAGGCAAAGACATTACACTATATTGACCGATTAATAGATTATTTCCTTGATTTAAGAGATGCTGATGTAGATGAGATGACAAAGGATGTCTGGCAACTTGAAAAACTTGATATACAAGTGAAACAGGATCTGACGCGCACGACCAGAATTATAAATTTTAAGGAAATCTCCCAACAGGATCTCAGAGAGGAAGTAAAAAAGGCAATTTATTTTCAACTGAAAACAGAAAGCATCGGTACTGTAAAAAAAGAAATGACTGCCATTCGAAGGTTTTCAAGATATCTGAAGGAAAACAATAAAGAAGTAGATTCCTGCTCAAAGCTGGACAGGAAAATCATGGAAGAGTATTTGATATACATGAAAACAGAAGATACCGGGACAAAAAGATATCGGGCGGAGCTGACGAGACTGCGGGCATTGCTGAATATGGTAGCTGACGTCTATCAATATCCGCAGGTAAAGGATTTAATTTTGAATCGGGATATTCCACCAGATATAAGGGGAGAAATCAAAATTTATTCCGATCAGGAATTAAAGCGATTTAATGCTTTCCTTACGAAAGTGGATGTGCAGACGGCGAGACTTATGCTTATTCATCAAATGCTTGGAACAAGAATGTCAGATACACTGACACTCAGGACAGACTGCCTGATTGAAAAAGACGGTGAAACCATAATACAGATCCACCAAATGAAAACACATTTTTATGAAAAACCGATTAGTCAGGAACTGGCTGCCTTAATAAAGGAAGCGATTCGATACAGAGAAAAGGAGCACGGAAAAGGTAAATACATTTTTACAAGTTTAAGTGATCCTTCAAAACCAATGAAATATGCTACAGTCCAGCAAAAAATTACAGATAAAATATATCAGGAAAATCTCCGAGATGATAAGGGAGAATATTTTGGATTCGGTTCTCACATGTATCGGCATATTTATGGCATGAAGCTTGCCGAGATGCATGTGGATGACTGGACAATCGCAAGACTACTGGGGCATAGAAGCCTGAGAAATGTAAAGTATTACAGAAAGATGAGCAACAAAATACTGGCAGATGATACACGAAAAACAAGAAACCGATTATCTAAGATGGTACTGGAATGTCTGGAAGGATGGGAGGAAGAATATGAACAAATACGATTCGATGATAGCCTGCAATAA
- a CDS encoding tyrosine-type recombinase/integrase translates to MPARRVFAWEPEEQWTSSEEREKKIEELSRELDESMDSNSGKGCLKAYLVKNEVWHIADIDYELRVDYRKYLKSTYSDSAVRSYLRGMDKAKLYAIRKHANTLKGKQEIAKNTDLIHELLFLPYHPNPAIAERYDCKVAIDKLVWDFRVNGSELCKRQLLEIIEDVVLRDIMLRECTMRLNGLKVVYQFCMQEHIEDLRYITQVQADKLEKYADTAYAKELAQRELRECQKYLFCHAKNILWDSTVWYLERLHLEQYRVNPSNPVKKFSFMGIEKRENREILQEYMKYCLGVTHLAMSGIQAEFYRILAFVMWMEKETAMELKLASETEIKKYFQIIELKEASYFNDIVIAIYQLYEYLQTKEIIDRIPFRYEYYLKKEIHCHNNRSVEMEIYERILRELKNFPEIPRLILLHSMLIGLRISEVCTLKGDAYSWQGRDAWIQVYQMKMRTYKRVPIPDVLYKIMKRYLEKYHIGSEDYVFQNKRGGAYQYGSFKWQMKELFNKRQDIFKGYDFKSHDFRHTIATLLYDDEVPLQSIRDYLGHDYEEMTQQYVDFMPKKISAANQEFFRKGENSLASGIKKCKRGK, encoded by the coding sequence ATGCCGGCAAGAAGGGTGTTTGCTTGGGAGCCGGAAGAACAATGGACATCAAGTGAAGAACGGGAAAAGAAGATAGAAGAACTGAGCCGGGAATTAGATGAAAGCATGGACAGCAACTCTGGAAAAGGCTGTCTGAAAGCATACTTGGTAAAAAATGAAGTGTGGCATATAGCAGACATCGATTATGAGCTTAGAGTGGATTATCGGAAATATCTGAAAAGCACTTATTCTGATTCAGCAGTACGCAGTTATTTACGTGGAATGGATAAGGCAAAATTATATGCAATCAGAAAGCATGCCAATACGTTAAAAGGAAAGCAGGAGATAGCAAAGAATACAGATTTAATCCACGAACTGCTCTTTTTACCATATCACCCAAATCCGGCAATCGCAGAAAGATATGACTGCAAAGTTGCCATTGATAAATTAGTTTGGGATTTTCGTGTAAACGGCTCAGAGCTATGCAAGCGTCAGCTTTTAGAAATTATCGAAGATGTCGTACTGCGTGACATAATGCTGAGAGAATGCACAATGCGGTTAAACGGTTTGAAGGTGGTATATCAATTTTGTATGCAGGAACATATTGAGGATTTAAGATATATTACACAGGTACAGGCCGATAAACTTGAAAAATATGCAGATACGGCATATGCAAAAGAGCTTGCACAAAGAGAACTCCGAGAATGTCAGAAATATCTTTTCTGCCATGCCAAGAATATTTTATGGGATTCAACAGTCTGGTATTTGGAAAGACTGCATCTGGAACAATATAGAGTCAACCCATCCAATCCTGTGAAAAAATTTTCCTTTATGGGCATAGAAAAAAGAGAGAACCGGGAAATTTTGCAGGAATACATGAAATACTGTCTGGGTGTTACACATTTGGCAATGAGTGGCATACAAGCCGAATTCTACAGGATTCTGGCATTTGTCATGTGGATGGAAAAAGAAACCGCGATGGAGCTGAAACTTGCATCAGAAACCGAAATAAAAAAATATTTCCAGATAATTGAGTTAAAAGAAGCTTCTTATTTTAATGATATTGTTATAGCAATCTATCAGCTATATGAATATCTGCAGACGAAAGAAATCATAGACAGGATACCATTTCGTTATGAGTATTATTTGAAAAAAGAAATACATTGTCATAATAACCGAAGCGTAGAGATGGAAATATATGAGAGGATTCTGAGAGAATTAAAAAATTTCCCTGAAATTCCAAGATTGATCCTTTTACATTCTATGCTGATTGGACTAAGGATCAGTGAAGTATGCACCCTGAAAGGGGATGCTTATTCCTGGCAGGGAAGAGATGCGTGGATACAGGTTTATCAGATGAAAATGCGAACATACAAAAGAGTACCGATTCCAGATGTTCTTTATAAGATTATGAAAAGATATTTGGAAAAATATCATATTGGAAGTGAGGATTATGTTTTTCAAAACAAACGGGGAGGGGCATATCAGTATGGTTCGTTTAAGTGGCAAATGAAAGAACTGTTTAATAAGAGGCAGGATATTTTCAAAGGGTATGATTTTAAATCACATGATTTCCGCCATACGATAGCGACTCTGTTATATGATGACGAAGTCCCTCTTCAGAGTATCCGGGACTATCTGGGACATGATTATGAAGAGATGACACAGCAGTATGTGGATTTTATGCCAAAGAAAATTTCAGCAGCGAATCAGGAGTTTTTCAGGAAAGGAGAAAACAGCCTGGCATCAGGAATCAAGAAGTGCAAACGTGGAAAATAA
- a CDS encoding DUF6262 family protein, with product MNKYDSMIACNKKASEEKVNRAVTEIRQMLTEREKVTVPKLTKRTGLSRGFFYKNETVRKEMDRALEQQAGMIDPKRYIGDIVLKNRINVLEEQIRELKREKEQMEKENVRLRKALNKKDLNVLKTL from the coding sequence ATGAACAAATACGATTCGATGATAGCCTGCAATAAAAAAGCCAGTGAAGAAAAAGTAAACAGGGCAGTGACAGAAATCAGGCAGATGCTGACAGAACGGGAAAAAGTGACGGTCCCAAAACTGACAAAGAGGACAGGATTGTCCAGAGGATTCTTTTATAAGAATGAAACGGTCAGAAAAGAAATGGATCGTGCTCTGGAGCAGCAGGCAGGAATGATAGACCCCAAAAGATACATAGGTGACATTGTACTGAAGAATCGGATCAATGTATTAGAAGAACAGATCCGGGAGCTGAAACGTGAAAAAGAGCAAATGGAAAAAGAAAATGTAAGATTGAGAAAAGCCTTAAACAAGAAAGACCTGAACGTATTAAAAACTTTATAA
- a CDS encoding ABC-2 transporter permease: protein MMKGIRGLLEKDFRLFFRQGGNLFLVLVFVALFFILTGKKAAAFIAMYIPSVLAIYSGNTISYDENGHGYTYLFSLPVNKKIYVREKYIFSFIMTACGWCIGMICAGIMVLINPEEVFDLEMLAMELITFFVFQAIAGIMIAIRIRFEGEKGRIVLPIAILIIFAICYTIRSFVKTNLGLKESILHMIGGIGDFEIAIALIVLSLLIWFASYKYSMRAMKKKEF, encoded by the coding sequence ATGATGAAAGGAATCAGAGGGCTTTTGGAAAAGGATTTTCGATTGTTTTTTCGACAGGGTGGTAATCTTTTTTTGGTGTTAGTGTTTGTAGCATTGTTTTTTATACTTACAGGAAAAAAGGCAGCTGCTTTCATTGCAATGTATATCCCATCTGTTCTGGCGATATATTCAGGTAATACGATCAGTTATGATGAAAATGGCCATGGTTACACATATTTATTTTCTTTACCCGTAAATAAAAAAATATATGTCAGAGAAAAATATATTTTTTCCTTTATCATGACAGCATGTGGATGGTGCATTGGAATGATCTGTGCAGGAATTATGGTGCTCATAAATCCTGAAGAGGTGTTTGATCTGGAAATGCTGGCAATGGAGTTGATCACATTTTTTGTGTTTCAGGCAATTGCGGGAATTATGATCGCGATCAGGATAAGGTTCGAAGGAGAGAAAGGGCGAATTGTGCTGCCAATCGCAATTTTAATTATTTTTGCGATTTGTTATACAATTAGATCTTTTGTGAAGACTAACTTGGGATTAAAAGAAAGTATTCTGCATATGATAGGGGGAATAGGGGATTTTGAAATCGCGATTGCCCTTATTGTGCTAAGTCTGCTTATATGGTTTGCTTCGTATAAGTATAGTATGAGAGCTATGAAGAAGAAAGAGTTTTAG
- a CDS encoding ABC transporter ATP-binding protein — protein sequence MEQTKNDVLKVKRLHVEFQTSHGMVHAVKDVSLEVKRGRIHALVGESGSGKSVTSLTIMNLLAGNGKVISGDVTLNEKSLLKLSGKEKRQLYGDRIGMIFQDPTAALDPLFTVEQLLLEGLRKHRRMSKKQAREAALESLRMMNLRDPEELMKKKPYELSGGMCQRVMIAIAMSMKPDYLIADEPTTALDVTVQKQILEEIYQLSRKENLGVLFITHDLGVVAEIADDVSIMKDGEIVENGTVEEIFYHPQHSYTKKLLDAVL from the coding sequence ATGGAACAGACAAAAAATGATGTTCTAAAGGTAAAAAGATTACATGTGGAGTTTCAGACCTCTCACGGAATGGTTCATGCAGTAAAAGATGTCAGCCTGGAAGTAAAGCGCGGAAGGATCCATGCCCTGGTGGGAGAAAGCGGAAGCGGCAAGTCAGTTACCTCTCTGACGATCATGAATCTGCTTGCAGGAAATGGAAAGGTGATATCCGGAGATGTGACACTGAACGAAAAGAGTCTTCTGAAGTTATCAGGAAAAGAAAAACGACAGTTATACGGAGACAGGATCGGAATGATCTTTCAGGATCCGACCGCTGCTCTTGACCCGCTTTTTACAGTTGAACAACTGCTTCTGGAAGGACTGAGGAAACATCGCAGAATGAGCAAAAAACAGGCAAGGGAAGCTGCGTTGGAAAGTCTGCGGATGATGAATCTGCGTGATCCGGAAGAACTGATGAAGAAAAAACCTTACGAATTGTCTGGTGGTATGTGCCAACGTGTTATGATCGCCATTGCCATGTCCATGAAACCGGATTATCTGATTGCAGATGAGCCGACGACAGCATTGGATGTAACCGTACAGAAGCAGATCCTGGAAGAAATCTATCAGCTATCCAGGAAAGAAAATCTGGGTGTGTTATTTATTACGCATGATCTGGGTGTGGTGGCAGAGATCGCAGATGATGTTTCGATCATGAAAGACGGCGAAATAGTGGAAAACGGAACAGTTGAAGAGATCTTTTATCATCCGCAGCATTCATATACAAAAAAACTGTTGGATGCAGTTTTATAG